One window of the Anopheles cruzii chromosome 2, idAnoCruzAS_RS32_06, whole genome shotgun sequence genome contains the following:
- the LOC128278291 gene encoding membrane-associated protein Hem, whose translation MARQLNPNQQKLAEKLIILNDRGVGILTRIYNIKKACGDTKSKPGFLSEKSLESSIKFIVKRFPNIDIKGLTAIASIKTEIIKSLSLYYYTFVDLLDFKDNVCEILTTMDALQIHLDITLNFELTKNYLDLVTTYVSLMILLSRVEDRKAVLGLFNAAYEMQHSQSDQAFPRLGQMIIDYDVPVKKLADEFIPHQRLLSSAINSLTKIYSMRNLSAEKWRELQVLSLIGTPAMLLKATKTDTMSCEYISLETLDRWVIFGLMLNHQSLGQPGLISNMWVSALDSSWVVALFRDEVIYIHQYIQSNFEGLKGYGKRISEVKECYNQALQKAALLHRERRKFLRTALKELALIMTDQPGLLGPKALLVFIGLCYARDEILWLLRHNDNPPVVKSKGKSTEDLVDRHLPELLFHMEELRALVRKYSQVMQRYYVQYLSGYDAIDLNYRMQQLQVCPEDESIILSSLYKTATGLSVKQVEDNEVFDFRAFRLDWFRLQTFMSAKSAVRITDFPDLARLLDSMVFHTKMVDYLDESLVETSDLSIFCFYNKMFEDQFHMCLEFPAQNRYIIAFPLICSHFQNCTHEMCPEERHHIRERSLSVVNMFLDEMAKEAKNIITTICDEQCMMADALLPKHCAKILSASASRKKKDKSKKHLDDIRRPGEESYRKTRELLTTMDKLHMALTELCFAINYCPTVNVWEYAFAPREYLCQHLETRFSRALVGMVMYSADTSEIAKPSELLASVRAYMNVLQTVENYVHIDITRVFNNCLLQQTQSQDSHGEKTIASLYNTWYSDALLRKVSGGNIVFSLNQKAFVSITPEGYIPFNPEEFSDFNELRALAELIGPYGIRLLNESLMWHIANQVQELKRLVVQNKEVLMILRSNFDKPEIMKEQFKRLQQVDNLLQRMTIIGVILSFRQLAQEALVDVLEQRVPFLLSSVKDFQEHVPGGDPLKTVSEMASAAGLKCRVDPALSSALKAQKPEPDESDHLNICLLMVFVAVSIPKLAKNEASFYRASLEAHTNNTHCMAVAINNIFGAMFTICGQNDIEDRMKEFLALASSSLLRLGQESDKEAIKNRESIYLLLDQIVQESPFLTMDLLESCFPYALIRNAYHAVYKQEQLMH comes from the coding sequence ATGGCTCGTCAATTGAATCCGAACCAGCAAAAGCTCGCGGAGAAGCTGATCATCCTGAATGATCGAGGTGTCGGCATCCTTACACGCATTTACAACATCAAGAAAGCATGCGGTGATACGAAATCTAAACCGGGCTTCCTGTCAGAAAAGTCGCTAGAATCTTCCATTAAGTTCATAGTCAAGCGCTTCCCAAACATCGACATTAAAGGACTGACCGCGATCGCCAGCATCAAAACGGAGATCATCAAGTCGCTTTCGCTTTACTATTACACCTTCGTCGATCTGCTGGATTTCAAGGACAATGTGTGCGAAATACTGACTACGATGGATGCACTTCAGATACATCTGGATATAACGCTCAACTTCGAGCTGACAAAAAACTATTTGGACCTCGTGACGACCTACGTGTCGCTCATGATTCTGCTATCACGCGTGGAAGACAGAAAGGCGGTGCTGGGTCTGTTTAATGCTGCGTACGAAATGCAACACAGTCAGAGTGACCAAGCCTTCCCGCGACTTGGTCAAATGATTATTGACTACGATGTGCCGGTCAAGAAGCTGGCCGATGAGTTTATTCCTCATCAGCGATTGCTATCGAGTGCGATTAATTCGCTCACCAAGATCTACTCGATGCGCAACCTGAGCGCAGAAAAGTGGCGCGAACTGCAAGTTCTGAGCCTGATCGGAACGCCGGCGATGCTGCTGAAGGCcaccaaaacggacactaTGTCGTGCGAGTACATCTCGCTAGAAACCCTCGACCGGTGGGTGATCTTCGGATTGATGCTCAACCACCAGTCGCTCGGGCAACCGGGTTTGATAAGCAACATGTGGGTTTCGGCCCTCGATTCCAGCTGGGTGGTAGCGCTGTTCCGCGACGAGGTCATCTATATTCATCAGTACATCCAGAGCAACTTCGAAGGTTTGAAGGGTTACGGAAAGCGCATTTCGGAGGTGAAGGAGTGCTACAATCAGGCCCTCCAGAAGGCCGCCCTGTTGCATCGCGAACGACGCAAGTTCCTACGTACCGCTCTCAAGGAACTGGCGCTCATCATGACCGATCAGCCAGGTTTGCTGGGTCCGAAGGCGCTGCTCGTGTTCATCGGATTATGCTATGCGCGCGATGAAATTCTTTGGTTGTTGCGCCACAACGACAACCCGCCGGTAGTGAAGAGTAAGGGTAAATCGACCGAGGATCTCGTCGATCGTCACCTGCCGGAGCTATTGTTTCACATGGAAGAACTGCGGGCACTCGTGCGCAAGTACAGCCAGGTTATGCAACGTTACTACGTACAATACCTTTCCGGGTACGATGCGATCGACCTGAACTACCGGATGCAGCAACTACAGGTGTGCCCCGAGGACGAGAGCATCATCCTGTCGTCACTCTACAAAACCGCTACCGGGCTTTCAGTGAAGCAGGTGGAAGACAACGAGGTTTTCGATTTCCGTGCGTTCCGACTCGACTGGTTTCGGCTGCAAACTTTCATGAGCGCCAAGTCCGCGGTTCGCATCACAGATTTCCCGGACTTGGCGCGCTTGCTGGACTCGATGGTGTTTCACACCAAGATGGTCGACTATCTGGACGAGTCATTGGTAGAAACGTCGGATCTGTCGATTTTTTGCTTCTACAACAAAATGTTCGAAGACCAGTTTCACATGTGTCTCGAGTTTCCGGCCCAGAACCGGTACATCATTGCGTTTCCGCTCATTTGCAGCCACTTTCAAAATTGCACACACGAGATGTGCCCAGAGGAGCGACACCACATCCGCGAACGATCACTGTCGGTGGTCAATATGTTTCTCGACGAAATGGCGAAAGAAGCGAAGAACATAATCACGACGATTTGCGATGAGCAGTGCATGATGGCCGACGCGCTCTTGCCAAAGCATTGCGCCAAAATATTGTCGGCTTCGGCAAGCCGTAAAAAGAAGGACAAGAGCAAAAAACATCTGGACGACATCCGACGGCCGGGAGAAGAAAGTTATCGCAAAACGCGCGAGCTGTTGACCACGATGGATAAGCTGCACATGGCCCTCACCGAGCTCTGTTTCGCTATCAACTACTGCCCCACGGTGAATGTCTGGGAGTATGCGTTTGCACCTCGTGAATACCTTTGTCAGCATCTGGAGACACGTTTTTCGCGCGCTCTCGTCGGCATGGTCATGTATAGTGCCGATACATCGGAAATCGCGAAACCATCCGAATTGTTGGCCTCGGTAAGGGCGTACATGAATGTGCTGCAGACCGTCGAGAACTACGTCCACATCGACATAACGCGCGTGTTCAACAACTGTTTGCTGCAGCAGACGCAGTCTCAGGACAGCCACGGCGAAAAGACGATCGCCTCTCTCTACAACACTTGGTATTCCGATGCGCTGTTACGGAAGGTGAGCGGCGGAAACATCGTATTCTCGCTCAATCAGAAAGCGTTCGTCTCGATCACGCCCGAAGGGTACATTCCGTTTAACCCGGAGGAGTTTTCCGACTTCAACGAACTGAGGGCGCTTGCGGAGTTGATCGGTCCGTACGGTATTCGGTTGTTGAACGAGTCGCTCATGTGGCACATTGCCAACCAGGTGCAGGAGCTGAAACGTCTTGTGGTACAAAACAAGGAGGTGTTGATGATCTTGCGTAGCAACTTCGACAAGCCGGAAATCATGAAAGAGCAATTCAAGCGTTTGCAGCAAGTGGACAATCTACTGCAGCGGATGACGATCATCGGTGTAATTCTAAGCTTCCGTCAGTTGGCACAGGAAGCCCTGGTTGATGTGCTGGAACAGCGCGTGCCGTTTTTGCTCTCTTCTGTGAAGGATTTCCAAGAGCACGTTCCTGGTGGGGATCCGTTGAAAACCGTCTCCGAAATGGCGTCGGCTGCGGGGCTCAAGTGCCGAGTGGATCCTGCACTGTCGAGCGCCCTGAAAGCACAGAAACCAGAACCGGACGAGAGCGATCACCTCAACATATGCCTGCTGATGGTGTTTGTGGCGGTCAGCATACCGAAGCTAGCCAAAAACGAAGCCTCTTTCTACCGGGCGTCACTGGAGGCACACACAAATAACACGCACTGTATGGCGGTTGCCATCAATAACATATTTGGCGCCATGTTCACCATTTGCGGCCAAAACGACATTGAGGATCGCATGAAGGAGTTTCTTGCACTCGCTAGCTCGTCACTGCTGCGGCTGGGTCAGGAGTCGGACAAAGAGGCAATCAAAAACCGCGAATCCATCTACCTGTTGCTTGATCAAATCGTACAAGAATCACCGTTTCTTACGATGGACCTGCTGGAGTCCTGCTTTCCGTATGCACTTATCCGTAACGCTTATCATGCTGTCTACAAGCAGGAACAGTTGATGCATTAA
- the LOC128278293 gene encoding transmembrane protein 161B, with product MALLGAQLVITLIMVSIIQKLSPHFSLAKWILCSTGLTRYLHPTDDELRKLSGVPREKSKGKRDKRNGHHQAGDEKSSTFHIPRSLDIQLETTPISSYDIVHLRFYTEYQWLVDFSLYAAIVYTTSEIYHFFFPLKEEINLSILWCFLVVFFAFKLLASLTVQYFQSEESIGERSTCIVTGLAYLLIAMIILIVPEHTLEVGLDPAYRSFNQSASSFLEEQGLNSSGPASKIVVNFFIACSCGILGALFTFPGLRMARMHWDSLKFCQDKLWLKLLLNISFAMPFLLVILWIKPISRDYLTVRIFAGMDAPLLSTEAFETMRLTAVIVSVLLRFLLMPVYLQAYLNIAHERVEEQKKEAGRITNVELQKKVSSIFYYLCVVTLQYVAPILMCLFFALMYKTLGDYTWGGLLKQSIQLDECSADLEYEKSVLAALASDSKAVGETNEFVAVAPESDQEVEQNIFNTAQSFHLSLQNLKSVFTKDVYRGLFGFATWWSCFIWFAASSLGMVYQSYFTKS from the exons ATG GCTCTACTGGGGGCTCAACTAGTCATCACACTGATTATGGTCAGCATAATTCAAAAGCTAAGTCCTCACTTTTCGCTGGCCAAATGGATACTCTGTTCGACCGGTCTTACACGCTACCTCCACCCTACCGACGACGAACTTCGTAAACTGTCTGGTGTGCCACGAGaaaaaagtaaaggaaaaagggacaagcgcaacggccaccaccaggcggGCGATGAAAAGTCGTCCACATTTCACATTCCCCGTAGCTTGGATATTCAGCTCGAGACGACTCCCATCTCCTCCTACGATATCGTTCACTTACGATTCTACACCGAGTACCAATGGTTGGTGGACTTTAGCTTGTATGCTGCTATAGTTTATACCACCTCCGAG ATATatcactttttctttccccttaAGGAGGAGATCAATCTCAGTATCTTGTGGTGCTTCCTCGTAGTTTTCTTCGCATT TAAACTGCTCGCATCATTGACGGTACAGTACTTTCAAAGCGAGGAGTCCATCGGCGAACGTTCGACATGCATCGTTACCGGGTTGGCCTATCTGTTGATAGCCATGATCATTCTGATCGTTCCCGAACACACGCTCGAGGTCGGATTGGATCCAGCCTATCGCAGCTTTAACCAAAGTGCGTCCAGTTTCCTCGAAGAACAGGGTCTTAATTCATC TGGACCAGCGTCGAAGATTGTCGTTAACTTCTTCATCGCTTGCAGCTGCGGGATTCTCGGAGCGCTTTTTACGTTTCCCGGGCTGCGAATGGCGCGCATGCACTGGGATTCACTAAA GTTTTGTCAAGACAAGCTGTGGTTGAAGTTGCTTTTGAACATCAGCTTCGCTATGCCATTTCTATTAGTTATCCTGTGGATTAAACCTATTAGCAGGGATTATCTTACTGTGCGCATTTTTGCAGGCATGGATGCACCACT CCTTTCGACCGAAGCGTTTGAAACCATGAGGCTTACTGCTGTGATCGTGTCCGTCCTTTTACGGTTCTTGCTGATGCCAGTTTATCTGCAGGCGTACCTCAACATAGCGCACGAGCGTGTCGAAGAGCAAAAGAAAGAAGCTGGTCGCATAACGAACGTGGAGCTGCAGAAAAAAGTGTCTTCCATCTTTTACTACCTTTGCGTCGTTACATTGCAGTACGTGGCTCCAATTCTGATGTGCTTATTCTTCGCACTTATGTACAAAACCCTTGGTGACTACACGTGGGGAGGACTTCTGAAGCAATCGATTCAACTCGATGAATGTTCTGCCGACTTGGAGTACGAAAAATCTGTACTAGCAGCACTGGCGAGCGACAGCAAAGCTGTCGGAGAAACGAACGAGTTTGTCGCAGTAGCGCccgaaagcgaccaagaagTGGAACAAAATATATTCAACACTGCCCAGAGCTTCCACCTTTCGTTGCAGAACCTCAAATCGGTCTTCACCAAAGACGTGTATAGAGGCCTGTTTGGATTTGCAACATGGTGGAGTTGCTTCATATGGTTTGCGGCGTCCTCGCTCGGTATGGTCTATCAGTCGTACTTTACAAAATCCTAA